In Saprospiraceae bacterium, the sequence TAATAATATTTAATATTTTTGCAATTAATATTAAATGAGTTGTATGCATATTAACGCGTGGAAAGTAGGGATCATACTCAGTATCATCATGCAATGCCTGGCCACACCAGCAGCTGCTGGCAATGGATATGTCAAAGACACGATCATCGTGTCCCTGGATGAGACCTATGGCAAATTTGTGCTACATCAGGTACAAAAAAAACAGACTTTATACTCTTTGTCCAATGCTTACGGCATAGATCTGTATGACATCTATGATTATAATCCCGTGTTGAAAAGCCGGGTGCTGGGGGTCAATGATATCATCAGGGTACCCTTGGCTACCGACCATATCATCACCAATGAAGTTGACCTGGTGACTGACCAGTCCTACTCTCAAATGTACTATATCATCCAGCCCAAAGACAACCTTTACCGCATTGCCAAAGTATATTTTAATATGTCTTTTGAAGATTTAATGAAAAGAAATCAGTTGGCTTCTCATACGATCAAGGTAGGTCAAAAGCTCTTAATCGGCTGGTACGACCCATTGAAGAAAAGCCAGGGGGCTCCGGATTTTAAACAAGATATAGTCAAAAATGAGCAGCATACACTTGAACAAAAGTGGTCAGAGTCTAATCCAAATATATTTACTGAAGAATATAAAGCCATATCTCCTCCTTCGGATAAATGGGTGAGCAAGTACAGTGAAAAGGAAAATTCTGCTGATCGCCTCATCCCTTTGACTGAAGATCTGGCAGAAATCAATATCAAAGACAGAATTGATACCAAATCTGAGGCTGCCACAGATAATTCTAAGATGGAAAACACCTCACGGGCCAATGAGATCAAATCAACCGGAGCCCTTTACAGACCTGAGAAATCGAAAGTACTCAAAAGACGCATGATCACCAGCAATGGTATCGCTCAATGGTCCAAATCCAATAGCACTTCCACTGATTTATATGTATTGCACCCCACTGCTCCGGTCAATTCTATCGTGGAGCTCACCAATCCAATGACGCATCGCAAGATCTATGCTAAGGTGTTGTCCAATATGCCCCCAAAATTGTATGCAGAGGATGTAAGCGTAGTAGTTTCTCCGGGAGTAGCCAATCTACTGGGTGCGATAGATGGCAAGTTTTATGTCAAACTTCGCTTCGTAGAAGAAACGATTCAGTAAATTTGTGTCTTTGATAGACAGAGTTCGAATCACCCTACGGTGAGTTGAAAAGCCACTCCAGGTGGGATTCAGAAGCATAATACCTATCCTGATTTGAATCATTTTGCAAGCTGGACCCTTTCAATAACGCTTGCTATCCATTGATAATCAATAAATAAGAACAGATGAAAGTCTTTGAGAACGTTTTAGAAACCATTGGCAATACCCCGATGATCAGGCTCCATAAAGTCTGTGACGAAATAGCTGCTACCGTATATGCCAAGGTAGAAACATACAATCCCGGCCATTCTATTAAAGACCGGATGGCTATGAAAATGATCAAAGATGCAGAAGAAACCAGGCAGCTTCTGCCCGGTGGCACGATCATAGAATGTACCTCTGGCAATACCGGTATGGGTCTGGCGATCATCGCAGCAGTCAAAGGATACAAATGTATATTCACTACCACGGACAAACAATCCTCTGAAAAAATCAATTTACTGAAAGCTTTTGGAGCTGAAGTCATCGTGTGCCCTACCAATGTGGAATCATCCGACCCTAAGTCCTATTATTCTGTGGCAGAACGATTGTCCAAAAGCATCCCAAATTCATTTTGGAGTAATCAATATGATAACCTCTCTAACAGTCAGGCACATTTTGAGAGTACCGGACCTGAGATCTGGGATCAGACGGATGGCACGATCACCCACTTAATTGCAGGCGTTGGTACAGGGGGTACGATCTCCGGCACCGGCAGATTTTTAAAGTCCAAAAACCCCGATATCAAGATCTGGGGGATAGATACTTACGGATCAGCCCTCAAAAAATATCACGAGACCGGCCTGTTAGACCCAAAAGAAATATACCCTTATATCACCGAAGGCATCGGGGAGGACATCATCCCCAGAAATGTAGATTTTAAGACGATAGATTATTTTGAAAAGGTCACAGACAAAGATGCTGCCTTGGCGGCGAGAAGACTAGCCCGGGAAGAAGGACTTCTGATGGGCTATTCTGCCGGATCAGCACTTGCAGGTTTGATACAACTTAAAGACAGACTGACCAGGGATGATGTCGTTGTGGTCATTTTTCATGATCATGGATCGCGGTATGTCGGCAAAATATTTAATGATGACTGGATGAGAGAAAGGGGCTTCCTCGAGACTGAAATCAAAGTCAAAGACCTGATCCGAGCCAAAGAAGATAAGCGTTTCCTGAGCCTAAAAGCCTCAGACACCGTGAGGGAAGCACTGAACCTGATGAAAGAGTATGATATTTCAGCGCTCCCGGTCACTGATATCACTCATTTTATAGGGTCGGTGACAGAAACCAGGGTACTGGGTTATGTGCTCGAAAACCCGGTCGCCAACCTTGAAAAAAGTGTGCAGTCTATCATGGATGACCCTTTGCCTCATGTACCGCTGGATATGGGTGTACAGGCCGTCAGCAGATACTTTGATCGCAAGATTCCTGCCGTCATGACTCAGGATACTGCCGGCAATTGGCATGTCATCACACAATATGATATCATCCAATCCATCAAAGGATAAAAAACCGATTACCTTTGATTTTGATGAAAAACGGTAGTACTGGATTTGGCAAAGCATTGTTGATGGTCGCATTGATATCATGGACTCAATTATCCCTTGCTCAGGACCCACATTTTTCACAATACATCAGTGCCCCACTGCTGCTCAATCCCGCTCAGGCCGGACTAATCAATGGTAGCTACCGGATAAATCTTAATTACAGAGACCAATGGAATAAAATCGAGGGTAGCGATTATAAAACTGTGGCTTTTTCCGGTGACATGAATTTTATTCCTCCGCTTAAAGGCTTTAGAAATGATCTCATGGGCATTGGCCTCAGTTTTTTGTCGGACAAATCTCCGGGGTTTGATTTTAACACCAACGAACTCGCCATGTATGTGGCTTATCACAAAAGAACGGGCAAAAATCAATTTCTCAGTTTTGGAACCAAACTCGGTATTCTCCAGCGAGGAGTCAATTATGAAAATCTGACTTTTGGAGATCAGTATGTAGAAGGCTCCGGGTATTCCAATAATAGCCGTGAAGTCCTGCCGGAAAACAATATTAGCAGCACCGAGCTCTCGCTGGGATTAAATTATTCCTGGAGTGCGTCAGAATCCAAAGGACTTACCCTGGGCATCAGTATGCATCATATCACGAGCCCGGATTTTTCTTTTTTCAATTTATCCCCTCCTCTGGGCATTGAGCCCATCAAACAACCGTTATATGGCTTGTTATCATTCCATGCTACCGGAGCTATGCCTATGTCCGGAGACCAGATGGTATTTATGCCCAGAATATGGATATTAAATCAGGGACCTCATTTTCAACTAAATACAGGCGCACTGATCAAGCTACCGCTCAACCAGGACGGCAATAACAGCCTTTATGCTGGTGGCTACCTCCGATTGGTCAAAGGAGTCAAGAGTGTCGCTCTAGAATCTTTTGTACCTCATATTGCATTTGGACTTGGCAGCGTCAACCTGGGTCTGAGTTATGACGCCAATCTAAGGCGTTTTGCCCCATCCTACTTTCAACAAAGTGTATTCGAGCTTTCGATTGCCCTTATTGGCAATTATGACAATGCTAGTTTTTTCTGTCCTCGATTTTAAACTTTACCTTCAAAGACCATGGAGTACCTGCTATACTTTTTGTCTTTTTTCTTTGCTAACCATACGCCAAAACATGCCATCTATCCGGATGTCTTACACTATGGCTTTCAAATAGAACTCAACGATCAAAATGATACTATCCTAACTGATGCAACTATCCTGCTCACAACGGATGAATCCACCGATGCGATTAAATTAGACTTAGGCTCACTCCAGGGTGACACCGGCCTGGGCATGCAAATCACCCAGCTTACCTGGATCAGCCTAGATGAAAATGGAACAGAATCACCCCTTGATTACCTGCATCAAAATGATCGGATTTTGATCCATAGACCATTATCTAAAAATGATACTGTACGGGTGCATATCCAATACAAAGGAGTCCCAAAGGACGGCCTCATCATCTCTAAAAACAAATATGGTCATCGTACATTTTTTGCCGATAATTGGCCGGATAGAGGGCATCATTGGTTGGTCTGTCATGATGATCCATCAGATAAAGCTTCACTTGAATTTAAGATCATTGCCCCCGACCATTACCAGGTGGTGGCCAATGGCATCCGGATGGAAGAAACAAACCTTCCTTCTAATTCAAAATTGACTGTTTGGAAGGAGGAGGTTCCATTATCTACTAAGGTCATGGTCATTGGAGTGGCAGACTTTGCCGTGAATCTTGCGGGTTACGTGCATGACTGTATACCTATTTACAGTTGGGTATACCCCGAAGACAAGGAAAAAGGTTTTTATGACTATGCTTTGGCCAAAGAGATCCTCCCATTCTACATACAATATATTGGACCTTATGCGTATAAAAAACTAGCCAATGTAGAGTCTAAAACCAGGTTCGGCGGCCTGGAAAATGCCAACACGATTTTTTATTCCGAAAAAAGCATCAAGGGTGATCGCAGCAATGAAAACATGATCGCGCATGAGATCGCACACCAGTGGTTTGGCAATATGGCGACTGAAAAAAGCTTTGGGCATCTGTGGCTTAGCGAAGGGTTTGCTACCTATTTTGCCATGCTGTATGAAGAAGAAAAATACGGCAAAGAAAAAATGATCGAGCTGCTTTCGAAAAGCAGAAATCTTATCGTCGATTACTCCAGGAAAAAAAACACACCTGTCATAGATACTACCACCAGGGATTATATGAAGCTGCTCAATCCCAATACCTATCAAAAAGGTGGCTGGGTACTTCATATGCTACGCATGGAATTGGGCGATTCGATTTTTCATCAAGCTATCCGACAATATTATGTACGCTATGCAGGTCATACTGCAGGTACGGAAGATCTTCAAGAGGTTTTCGAATCAGTGTCCGGTCAAAATCTCCATCAATTTTTTAAACAGTGGCTGTACACTGCAGGACATCCTATTCTGACCATCACCTGGAAGTTTGACCCTGCTGCCAAACTTGTCACCGGCACCATCCTCCAGACCCAGAAAGATCCATATTCTTTTCCTTTGGATTTATCCCTGGTCATGAATAAAAAAGAAAACATCAGGCATACACTTCCTATCAATACTTCCATGACTACCTTTAGTTTTGATGCCAATGAAAAACCAATAGATTTGCTGGTCGACCCTGATACAAAACTGCTGCACTCACATACAATCTCACCAATAAAATAAAATCATATAATAATTTTTAACATCCAGTGTTCTCATAGAAGTAATGATCCACTAAATAAATCAAAATGAAAACAGGAATATCATTGAGTGGAGGGGGTGCAAAAGGCATTGCCCATATAGGAGTACTTCAAGCTTTGATGGATCATGACATTCAGATCGATATGATCGCAGGCACCAGTGCCGGCGCGATCATTGGTGCCTTGTTTGCAGCCGGAATTCCAGCGAAGGATATGCTCTCCTCGATTCGCAACACTAATTTTCTGAGGATATTTGGATTAAACTGGCCGGACAAAGGGCTGGGTGATATGAGTTATTTAAAACAATTATTAGAAAAGCTCCTCAAAGACGATTCCTTTGAGGCATTATCCAAGCCACTCTATGTCCCTGTCATGAATCTGAATACCGGCCAGGTAGAAATAAAAAGCAAAGGAAATTTATTTGATATCGTATGTGCCTCCAGTTCTGTACCCTTACTGTTCCGTCCAATACAAATCGGTGATAGCCAATACCTGGATGGTGGTATCGGTATGAATATGCCTGTACGGTGCCTAATCGGTAAATGTGATATCATCCTAGGAGTCAACCTGATCAATCATCACCCCTTGTCTGACAAATATCTAAGCAGCTGGAAGGAGATCATGTCCCGAGTATTTGACCTCTCCGTATACAACAATGTCAAACCTGAGATGGACCTTTGCGACATCATCATCGAACCCACAGAAATTCATCTCTATAGCCGGTTTAATTTTAGCCAGGCCGAGCAACTGTACAAGGCAGGTTATGAAGGAGCCATGCTCCAGATGCCCATTATCCTTGATATGATCCAGCGCCACCAGCATTTTGTTGAATAACCATTTTCTGATAACTTTAATTATGAATCCAAGAATCACTATAGCCGTCTATAAACCGCTGGACGGTAAGCAGGCAGCACTGCACCAACTGGTACTAACCCATCATCAAAGGCTCTTAAAACTCGATCTGGTCACCAGTCGCGAGCCTATCATCATGCAATCTGCTGACGGCACAGTCCTGGAAGTCTTCGAATGGCTTTCTCCGGAAGCTATCCAGGCTGCTCACAGCCATCCGGAGGTCTTGGCTATGTGGAGTGAATTTGGAGCCGTATGCACTTTTTTACCCACCAATGCAGTACCGGAAATCAATAATATGTTTTCAGAGTTTACACCGTTAGATTAAGGAAGGCGAATAAAATCTTCCCTATAAAAAAAAATTAAAATCATACTCCAGGGGTAACATATTTTGTGGTGGTAACATTATAGTATGTAGGCTGATGAATGCAGTCATTGATTCATTCATGCCATCGTATCATTTTAACACTAAACCCAAAAAATTATGAGTACACTCAAAAAGTCACCTGAAAATGACGAAAAAAAAGAAAACCTGCGTCGCACCTTGCGCAAATCCGGCCGCATTACGGTGGATACAAAGAAAAACAAGGCAGAAATCCTGGAGTATTTTAGAAGCCGTCGGACCAAGCTTGAAATAGTCAAAACGACTAAAACTCCGAGTGGTCAGATCCTGGATTGGGTCCCTATAGAATCACAGCTACCCAAAGGCCAAAAACTTGCTACGCCTCCATCTGAATCATTTACATTGGATCTCGGCTCAGGAAGGCAAAAAGTAAAAGCCGTCGAATTTGAATTAGAATATAAAGGTGCTGAGCTTGGACCTGAAGGTACTGTGCCAATAGTCAGACGCGACCTCAGCAAAATCGGATCACTCAAGACCCTCAATGAGCATCTAAGCAAGCATGGTCATAAAACCTATGAAATGTATATCAATGATCGTGACAGTATCCATGTCCCTGCTGATGGTACTGCACATGAATATGGTTATTCTTCACAATTAGTGACCTGTTACGGCGCAGATGGCAATTTGTCTGCTTTTGATCCTTATGTCCATAGATCCGACGAGTTCTCTTTACTCCAGGTAGCACTGGCCCGGGGCACGGGATCTTCCAAACAAACCATTGAAGCCGGATGGCAGGAATACCGTGATCTCTATGGTGACTGGGTACCTCACCTATTTGTATTCTACACAACGAATGGCTACACGAAATCTGGAGACAATAAAGGCGGTTATAACAGGGATGTAGACGGCTGGATACAGTATTCTAATGTAGTATATCCGGAAGCAACCTCCAGCCCTAATAGTGTACGGGGTGGTGCCCAGTATATCATGC encodes:
- a CDS encoding LysM peptidoglycan-binding domain-containing protein, with translation MHINAWKVGIILSIIMQCLATPAAAGNGYVKDTIIVSLDETYGKFVLHQVQKKQTLYSLSNAYGIDLYDIYDYNPVLKSRVLGVNDIIRVPLATDHIITNEVDLVTDQSYSQMYYIIQPKDNLYRIAKVYFNMSFEDLMKRNQLASHTIKVGQKLLIGWYDPLKKSQGAPDFKQDIVKNEQHTLEQKWSESNPNIFTEEYKAISPPSDKWVSKYSEKENSADRLIPLTEDLAEINIKDRIDTKSEAATDNSKMENTSRANEIKSTGALYRPEKSKVLKRRMITSNGIAQWSKSNSTSTDLYVLHPTAPVNSIVELTNPMTHRKIYAKVLSNMPPKLYAEDVSVVVSPGVANLLGAIDGKFYVKLRFVEETIQ
- a CDS encoding pyridoxal-phosphate dependent enzyme; the protein is MKVFENVLETIGNTPMIRLHKVCDEIAATVYAKVETYNPGHSIKDRMAMKMIKDAEETRQLLPGGTIIECTSGNTGMGLAIIAAVKGYKCIFTTTDKQSSEKINLLKAFGAEVIVCPTNVESSDPKSYYSVAERLSKSIPNSFWSNQYDNLSNSQAHFESTGPEIWDQTDGTITHLIAGVGTGGTISGTGRFLKSKNPDIKIWGIDTYGSALKKYHETGLLDPKEIYPYITEGIGEDIIPRNVDFKTIDYFEKVTDKDAALAARRLAREEGLLMGYSAGSALAGLIQLKDRLTRDDVVVVIFHDHGSRYVGKIFNDDWMRERGFLETEIKVKDLIRAKEDKRFLSLKASDTVREALNLMKEYDISALPVTDITHFIGSVTETRVLGYVLENPVANLEKSVQSIMDDPLPHVPLDMGVQAVSRYFDRKIPAVMTQDTAGNWHVITQYDIIQSIKG
- a CDS encoding PorP/SprF family type IX secretion system membrane protein, translated to MKNGSTGFGKALLMVALISWTQLSLAQDPHFSQYISAPLLLNPAQAGLINGSYRINLNYRDQWNKIEGSDYKTVAFSGDMNFIPPLKGFRNDLMGIGLSFLSDKSPGFDFNTNELAMYVAYHKRTGKNQFLSFGTKLGILQRGVNYENLTFGDQYVEGSGYSNNSREVLPENNISSTELSLGLNYSWSASESKGLTLGISMHHITSPDFSFFNLSPPLGIEPIKQPLYGLLSFHATGAMPMSGDQMVFMPRIWILNQGPHFQLNTGALIKLPLNQDGNNSLYAGGYLRLVKGVKSVALESFVPHIAFGLGSVNLGLSYDANLRRFAPSYFQQSVFELSIALIGNYDNASFFCPRF
- a CDS encoding M1 family peptidase, whose amino-acid sequence is MEYLLYFLSFFFANHTPKHAIYPDVLHYGFQIELNDQNDTILTDATILLTTDESTDAIKLDLGSLQGDTGLGMQITQLTWISLDENGTESPLDYLHQNDRILIHRPLSKNDTVRVHIQYKGVPKDGLIISKNKYGHRTFFADNWPDRGHHWLVCHDDPSDKASLEFKIIAPDHYQVVANGIRMEETNLPSNSKLTVWKEEVPLSTKVMVIGVADFAVNLAGYVHDCIPIYSWVYPEDKEKGFYDYALAKEILPFYIQYIGPYAYKKLANVESKTRFGGLENANTIFYSEKSIKGDRSNENMIAHEIAHQWFGNMATEKSFGHLWLSEGFATYFAMLYEEEKYGKEKMIELLSKSRNLIVDYSRKKNTPVIDTTTRDYMKLLNPNTYQKGGWVLHMLRMELGDSIFHQAIRQYYVRYAGHTAGTEDLQEVFESVSGQNLHQFFKQWLYTAGHPILTITWKFDPAAKLVTGTILQTQKDPYSFPLDLSLVMNKKENIRHTLPINTSMTTFSFDANEKPIDLLVDPDTKLLHSHTISPIK
- a CDS encoding patatin-like phospholipase family protein: MKTGISLSGGGAKGIAHIGVLQALMDHDIQIDMIAGTSAGAIIGALFAAGIPAKDMLSSIRNTNFLRIFGLNWPDKGLGDMSYLKQLLEKLLKDDSFEALSKPLYVPVMNLNTGQVEIKSKGNLFDIVCASSSVPLLFRPIQIGDSQYLDGGIGMNMPVRCLIGKCDIILGVNLINHHPLSDKYLSSWKEIMSRVFDLSVYNNVKPEMDLCDIIIEPTEIHLYSRFNFSQAEQLYKAGYEGAMLQMPIILDMIQRHQHFVE
- a CDS encoding neprosin family prolyl endopeptidase — translated: MSTLKKSPENDEKKENLRRTLRKSGRITVDTKKNKAEILEYFRSRRTKLEIVKTTKTPSGQILDWVPIESQLPKGQKLATPPSESFTLDLGSGRQKVKAVEFELEYKGAELGPEGTVPIVRRDLSKIGSLKTLNEHLSKHGHKTYEMYINDRDSIHVPADGTAHEYGYSSQLVTCYGADGNLSAFDPYVHRSDEFSLLQVALARGTGSSKQTIEAGWQEYRDLYGDWVPHLFVFYTTNGYTKSGDNKGGYNRDVDGWIQYSNVVYPEATSSPNSVRGGAQYIMQIKYQLYKGNWWFCCNGRWIGYYPASLFNATGLRNKADKVAFYGEIVDSGNDSISSWTDMGSGHWPDQGWKKSAYMQNLRYQSGVNGSMSRYNGSPWESNPGEYGIEAHFNDGGSWNSHCWVGGPGGG